One window of Actinomycetota bacterium genomic DNA carries:
- a CDS encoding GNAT family N-acetyltransferase, whose product MIDLEVTNDETSGRFHTVVDGYTAELTYRLTGDRMVITHTGVPPAIEGRGIGSALVRAAVEDATARDLTIVPLCPFVGAWLDRHPESKVKVDRPG is encoded by the coding sequence ATGATCGACCTGGAAGTCACCAACGACGAGACATCCGGCCGGTTTCACACCGTGGTCGACGGGTACACCGCCGAGCTCACCTACCGGCTCACCGGTGACCGGATGGTCATCACCCACACCGGCGTCCCTCCGGCCATCGAGGGCCGGGGCATCGGGTCGGCCCTGGTTCGGGCCGCCGTCGAGGACGCGACCGCCCGGGATCTGACGATCGTCCCCCTGTGTCCGTTCGTCGGCGCCTGGCTGGACCGCCACCCCGAAAGCAAGGTCAAGGTGGACCGGCCGGGGTGA
- a CDS encoding sensor histidine kinase gives MNALRKAWVDWAVDLTVAAFSTAAAVVLHLEVAGDSVLPAGLVTSAFHGGSVLFRRRYPLPVLVFLAATAALYVVLGFPVFMLGPAVLFAMYSAGAGLPGRRSAVAAAAMTAVVALLVMVGPAFPGFASVVFYSVLAGVAWWLGHLVQRSRTAAEEHARRADELAATREELARYAVSEERRRIARELHDVVAHSMTVVAMHAGTGRLVGADNPKAAIEALSTVERLSRDALQEMRRLVGLLREGAEDDQGLAPAPGLGDLHRLVAEVVAAGMAVEVHAEGPLDRVPPGPALAAYRIVQEALTNAVRHNGAVKAELTVKVTDSELSLLISNEPSGGGAGGQAGGGMGMVGMKERVQLYEGTLDAGPVPGGGYRVQARIPLSLGAG, from the coding sequence ATGAACGCGCTTCGTAAGGCCTGGGTCGACTGGGCCGTCGATCTGACGGTCGCCGCCTTCTCGACGGCCGCAGCCGTAGTGCTCCACCTCGAAGTGGCAGGCGATTCGGTGTTGCCCGCCGGGCTGGTCACCTCCGCGTTTCACGGCGGATCGGTGCTGTTCCGCCGGCGCTACCCGCTCCCGGTGCTCGTCTTTCTCGCCGCCACCGCTGCGCTTTACGTCGTCCTGGGTTTTCCCGTCTTCATGCTGGGCCCGGCGGTCCTGTTTGCCATGTACAGCGCCGGCGCCGGACTGCCCGGCCGCCGGTCGGCAGTTGCGGCTGCGGCCATGACGGCGGTGGTCGCCCTCCTGGTTATGGTCGGGCCGGCCTTTCCGGGGTTCGCATCGGTGGTCTTCTACTCGGTCCTGGCGGGCGTCGCCTGGTGGCTGGGCCACCTGGTCCAGCGTTCCCGCACTGCTGCAGAGGAGCACGCCCGCCGGGCCGACGAGCTGGCCGCCACCCGGGAGGAGCTTGCCCGGTACGCGGTGTCGGAGGAGCGCCGGCGCATCGCCCGGGAACTGCACGACGTGGTCGCCCACTCGATGACCGTGGTCGCCATGCACGCCGGCACCGGTCGCTTGGTCGGGGCCGACAACCCGAAGGCGGCGATCGAGGCCCTGTCGACCGTCGAACGGCTGAGCCGGGACGCCCTGCAGGAGATGCGCCGCCTGGTGGGTCTGCTGCGGGAGGGAGCCGAGGACGATCAGGGGCTGGCGCCCGCACCGGGGCTCGGGGACCTGCACCGGCTGGTCGCCGAGGTGGTCGCCGCCGGAATGGCGGTGGAGGTGCACGCCGAGGGCCCGCTGGACCGGGTTCCGCCGGGGCCGGCCCTGGCGGCCTACCGGATCGTCCAGGAAGCCCTGACCAACGCAGTGAGACACAACGGAGCCGTCAAGGCCGAGCTGACGGTGAAGGTCACCGACAGCGAACTGTCTCTGCTCATCAGCAACGAACCGTCCGGCGGCGGCGCCGGCGGGCAGGCGGGCGGCGGGATGGGAATGGTCGGGATGAAAGAGAGGGTGCAGCTGTACGAGGGGACGCTCGACGCCGGCCCCGTGCCGGGCGGCGGCTACCGGGTGCAGGCGCGCATCCCCCTCAGCCTGGGGGCCGGATGA
- a CDS encoding type II toxin-antitoxin system death-on-curing family toxin, which yields MASDEEFEYLDLNDLIYLARALFGDPPPIRDHGLLGAAAGRVAVTVSGEDAYPDIWTKAAALLQSIVKSHPLVDGNKRLGWLAAAAFLEINGVAITAAPNDGVYSLVMEVAAGRQSVEEIAARFRRLLQT from the coding sequence TTGGCGAGTGATGAGGAGTTCGAGTACCTCGACCTCAACGATCTGATTTACCTGGCGCGGGCGCTCTTCGGTGACCCGCCGCCCATCAGAGATCACGGTCTCCTGGGCGCTGCGGCCGGGAGGGTAGCGGTTACCGTATCGGGTGAAGACGCCTATCCGGACATTTGGACCAAGGCCGCGGCGCTCCTTCAGTCGATCGTAAAGAGTCACCCGCTGGTCGATGGAAACAAGCGGCTGGGGTGGCTCGCCGCCGCCGCCTTTCTCGAGATCAATGGCGTGGCCATAACAGCCGCCCCCAATGACGGCGTGTACAGCTTGGTGATGGAGGTTGCGGCCGGCCGGCAGTCGGTCGAGGAGATCGCCGCCAGGTTTCGCCGGCTTCTCCAGACCTGA